Proteins from a single region of Candidatus Paceibacterota bacterium:
- a CDS encoding family 78 glycoside hydrolase catalytic domain: protein MTSFLLLQTNTRMMSTHQHLARSLVVILAVALAPFCASAVVVGQLRCEYLEDPLGIDVMQPRLSWLLSADHRTERGQAQSGYQVLVANSARELKAGGGDLWDSGKVASDKSIQVRYAGKPLISGQECFWKVRVWDEQGKASAWSEPARWTMGLLRPTDWHAKWIGRDEPAENEAANKPLGQAQWIWFPEGQPEKAAPVGTRYFRRVLAIPADRVVKRASLSFTADNSGEFFINGQKVGGASDFHAASQFDVTKELRAGENVLSVSVHNDGSDPNPAGLVGLLRIEFSQGGPLVVATDSSWKASRSELAGWKDAGLDEAGWVAAKQLGSAGMAPWGEISGPEDRRLPARMLRREFAVEKKVRRAVAYVSGLGLSEFYLNGRKIGDDVLSPGLTDYTKRVFYITFDVTKQLKKGANAVGILLGNGRFYAPRSKAPTGTTGYGFPKLLFQMHIEYQDGTSAEVVSDKTWKLTTDGPIRTNNEYDGEDYDARKEMPGWDRAGFDDKNWQPAQAVAAPGGELAAQMINPIRVVETLKPLSVTEPKPGVWIYDLGQNMVGWCRLKVSGPRGTEVKLRHAETLKPDGTLYLDNIRGAKVTDTYTLKGGGTEVYELRFTYHGFRFVELTGHPGKPALSAIEGRVVHDDVATSGEFTCSNPLLNQIYRNIVWGVSGNYRSIATDCPQRDERQGWLGDRSAESKGEMYMFDTAAFHTKWLQDMADAQKASGSVPDVCPAYWPIYSDNVTWPSTTVLLPESMREMYADEGIIAAHYASAKKWVDYMSGFVTNGIISRDTYGDWCVPPEDPKLIHSNDPKRKTDKALLATAYFYHDARVMARYATLLGKTDDARRFETLAATMKEAFNRKFFRASEGQYDNGSQTSCVLPLAFGLVPEHERGRLFDALVRKITVETRGHIGTGLIGAQWLMRVLTDGGRADVAYAIASQKTYPSWGYMVERGATTIWELWNGDTADPAMNSGNHVMLVGDLGIWLYENLAGIKPDPERPGFKHIVMRPEPVGDLQFVKATRRAPYGLIVSDWQRKDGVFRWRITVPVNSTATVYVPAKSADDVTESGRPGVQSAGARLLRFEPGRAVFEVKSGDYNFQSSL from the coding sequence ATGACTTCATTTTTGCTGCTCCAGACCAATACGCGCATGATGTCCACCCACCAGCATTTAGCGCGAAGCCTGGTGGTCATTTTGGCGGTCGCACTGGCGCCCTTTTGCGCTTCGGCGGTGGTTGTTGGGCAATTACGGTGCGAGTACTTGGAAGACCCGTTGGGGATTGACGTGATGCAGCCGCGCCTGAGCTGGCTGTTGAGCGCGGACCACCGGACGGAGCGGGGCCAGGCCCAAAGCGGCTACCAGGTGCTGGTCGCCAACAGCGCGCGGGAGTTGAAGGCGGGCGGGGGTGACTTGTGGGACAGCGGTAAGGTAGCTTCGGACAAGTCCATCCAGGTGCGCTACGCGGGCAAGCCGCTGATCTCCGGGCAGGAGTGCTTCTGGAAGGTGCGGGTGTGGGACGAGCAAGGCAAGGCCTCGGCCTGGAGCGAACCGGCGCGCTGGACGATGGGCCTGCTGCGGCCAACGGATTGGCACGCGAAGTGGATCGGACGGGATGAACCTGCCGAAAACGAGGCCGCGAACAAGCCGCTCGGTCAGGCGCAGTGGATTTGGTTTCCCGAAGGCCAGCCTGAAAAGGCGGCGCCGGTTGGCACACGGTATTTCCGGCGGGTCCTGGCAATCCCCGCAGATCGCGTCGTGAAGCGGGCGAGCCTGTCGTTTACGGCGGACAACAGTGGCGAGTTCTTTATCAATGGCCAGAAGGTCGGGGGCGCCAGTGACTTTCATGCTGCCAGCCAGTTCGATGTCACCAAGGAACTGCGGGCCGGCGAAAACGTGCTGTCGGTATCGGTGCACAACGACGGGTCGGACCCGAACCCCGCCGGGCTGGTGGGCTTGCTTCGGATCGAGTTTTCCCAGGGAGGGCCGCTGGTCGTGGCGACGGATTCAAGCTGGAAGGCCAGCAGAAGCGAATTGGCTGGCTGGAAGGATGCGGGCCTGGACGAGGCCGGCTGGGTGGCGGCAAAGCAGCTTGGATCGGCGGGCATGGCGCCTTGGGGCGAGATCAGCGGACCGGAAGACCGCCGGTTGCCGGCGCGGATGTTACGCCGGGAGTTTGCAGTCGAGAAGAAAGTCCGGCGCGCTGTCGCTTACGTTTCCGGGCTCGGTTTGAGCGAGTTCTATCTCAATGGCCGGAAGATCGGAGATGACGTCCTGTCGCCGGGGCTGACGGATTACACCAAGCGAGTGTTCTACATCACCTTCGACGTGACGAAGCAGCTGAAGAAAGGGGCAAATGCCGTCGGCATCCTCTTGGGCAATGGCCGTTTCTACGCGCCGCGCTCAAAGGCGCCGACCGGAACCACGGGCTACGGGTTTCCCAAGCTGCTCTTCCAGATGCACATTGAGTATCAGGACGGTACAAGCGCAGAGGTGGTGAGCGACAAAACCTGGAAGCTCACGACCGACGGACCGATCCGGACCAATAACGAATATGATGGTGAAGATTACGATGCGCGCAAGGAAATGCCCGGCTGGGACAGGGCCGGGTTCGACGACAAGAACTGGCAGCCGGCGCAGGCCGTCGCGGCGCCGGGCGGTGAGCTTGCGGCACAGATGATCAACCCGATCCGGGTAGTCGAGACGCTCAAGCCGTTGTCTGTCACGGAGCCCAAGCCGGGCGTGTGGATTTACGACCTGGGCCAGAACATGGTCGGCTGGTGCCGGCTTAAGGTGTCGGGTCCCCGCGGGACGGAGGTCAAGCTGCGCCATGCCGAGACGCTCAAGCCCGATGGCACTCTCTACCTGGATAACATCCGCGGGGCGAAAGTGACCGACACTTACACGTTGAAGGGCGGGGGGACGGAAGTGTACGAGCTGCGATTCACTTACCACGGGTTTCGCTTCGTCGAGTTGACGGGCCATCCGGGCAAGCCGGCGTTGTCGGCAATTGAAGGACGGGTGGTGCACGATGATGTGGCGACCTCCGGAGAGTTCACCTGCTCCAACCCTTTGCTGAATCAGATTTACCGGAACATCGTGTGGGGGGTGAGCGGCAACTACCGGAGCATCGCGACCGATTGTCCGCAGCGGGACGAGCGCCAGGGGTGGCTGGGGGACCGGTCTGCCGAGTCCAAGGGGGAGATGTACATGTTCGACACCGCCGCATTTCACACCAAATGGCTGCAGGACATGGCGGACGCCCAAAAGGCAAGCGGCAGCGTGCCCGATGTGTGCCCGGCCTACTGGCCGATTTACTCGGACAACGTAACCTGGCCCAGCACCACGGTGCTGCTGCCGGAGTCCATGCGCGAGATGTATGCCGATGAGGGCATCATTGCGGCTCATTACGCCAGCGCGAAGAAATGGGTGGACTACATGAGCGGGTTTGTCACTAACGGCATTATCTCGCGCGATACCTACGGCGACTGGTGCGTGCCGCCCGAGGACCCCAAGCTGATTCATTCCAATGACCCGAAGCGCAAGACCGACAAGGCGCTGCTCGCCACAGCCTATTTCTACCATGACGCGCGAGTGATGGCCCGCTACGCGACCCTGCTGGGCAAGACTGACGACGCCCGTCGGTTCGAGACGTTGGCCGCGACGATGAAGGAGGCGTTCAACCGCAAGTTCTTCCGCGCCTCTGAGGGTCAATACGACAACGGCTCGCAAACCTCCTGTGTGTTGCCGCTGGCCTTCGGGCTGGTCCCGGAGCACGAACGGGGACGGTTGTTCGACGCCCTGGTGCGGAAGATCACGGTTGAGACCCGCGGGCACATCGGCACCGGACTGATCGGCGCGCAATGGCTGATGCGCGTGCTGACCGACGGCGGCCGGGCCGACGTGGCCTACGCGATCGCGTCGCAGAAGACTTACCCGAGCTGGGGCTACATGGTCGAGAGGGGCGCCACCACAATCTGGGAGCTTTGGAACGGCGACACCGCGGACCCGGCGATGAATTCCGGCAACCACGTCATGCTCGTGGGCGACCTGGGCATCTGGCTCTACGAGAATCTTGCCGGCATCAAGCCCGACCCGGAGAGGCCGGGTTTCAAGCACATCGTCATGCGGCCCGAGCCGGTGGGAGACTTGCAGTTCGTGAAGGCGACGCGCCGGGCACCCTATGGGCTGATCGTTAGCGATTGGCAGCGGAAAGACGGGGTGTTTCGTTGGCGTATCACCGTGCCGGTCAATAGCACGGCGACCGTCTATGTGCCGGCGAAGAGCGCAGATGACGTCACCGAGAGCGGCAGGCCCGGCGTCCAGTCGGCGGGCGCGCGCCTGCTGCGGTTCGAGCCGGGGCGGGCAGTGTTCGAGGTGAAATCGGGGGACTACAACTTCCAAAGCTCGCTTTAG